From Candidatus Methylomirabilis limnetica, the proteins below share one genomic window:
- a CDS encoding beta-ketoacyl-ACP synthase III, giving the protein MYGSRIAGIGAFVPDRVLTNADLEQMVSTSDEWIVTRTGISERRIASDDQATSDLAEVAARRALESASVDPNDLDLILVNTVTPDMFFPSTACVLQERLGASRAAAFDLMAACSGFIYGLSVADAYLRAGLMRNILVIGADTLSKVVDWSDRGTCILFGDGAGAALVQRTTADSSILSTHLYSDGSKGKQLFIPGGGSRQPASQKVIDEKLVTIRMPNGNEVFKTAVRSMEDAAMAALKANGVEVSDIDLFISHQANARIIYAVAERLDLPRERIFMNIDRYGNTSAASIPIAIDEAVRVGRLKRGDLLLLTAFGGGVTWGSALIRW; this is encoded by the coding sequence ATGTACGGCAGCAGGATCGCTGGCATAGGGGCCTTCGTTCCGGATCGGGTTCTGACCAATGCTGATTTGGAGCAGATGGTCAGCACCAGCGATGAGTGGATTGTCACCCGAACGGGGATATCGGAGCGGCGAATCGCCTCCGACGATCAGGCAACCTCGGATCTGGCTGAGGTGGCGGCCCGACGCGCCCTGGAGTCCGCTTCCGTTGATCCTAATGACCTGGACCTGATCCTCGTGAATACGGTGACCCCCGACATGTTTTTCCCTTCTACCGCGTGCGTACTGCAGGAACGACTGGGCGCGTCGCGAGCAGCAGCTTTCGATTTAATGGCTGCGTGCTCCGGCTTTATTTACGGCCTTTCTGTCGCCGATGCCTATCTGCGGGCCGGCCTCATGCGAAATATCCTGGTGATAGGGGCGGACACCCTCTCCAAGGTGGTTGACTGGAGTGATCGAGGCACCTGTATTCTCTTTGGTGATGGGGCGGGAGCGGCGCTTGTCCAGCGCACAACTGCTGATTCCAGCATCCTCTCCACACATCTGTATTCCGACGGATCAAAGGGGAAGCAATTGTTTATTCCAGGGGGTGGCTCTCGCCAGCCTGCCTCGCAAAAGGTCATTGACGAGAAGCTGGTCACGATCCGGATGCCCAATGGAAACGAGGTGTTCAAGACGGCCGTCCGGTCAATGGAGGATGCCGCCATGGCCGCGCTGAAGGCTAATGGGGTAGAGGTCTCTGACATTGATCTCTTTATTTCTCACCAGGCCAACGCCCGAATCATCTATGCAGTGGCCGAGCGATTGGATCTTCCGCGAGAGCGGATCTTTATGAATATTGACCGCTATGGGAATACGTCTGCTGCCTCGATCCCTATTGCCATAGACGAAGCCGTTCGGGTAGGGCGGCTAAAACGTGGTGATTTGTTGCTGCTGACGGCCTTCGGGGGCGGGGTCACCTGGGGATCGGCGCTCATCCGATGGTAA